One Candidatus Zymogenus saltonus genomic region harbors:
- a CDS encoding dehydratase — translation MAKEIFYDDVNVGDEMPSFTSGPLTRTHFVRYAGASGDFNPLHHDETFVKLFGMPTVISHGMLIMGITGQAITNWIPQKYLKTFKVRFAGMTFPADINDMENTTARSTVTVTGKVINKAEEGGKKVIECEIQTADATGEVKITGTFKAALPSK, via the coding sequence ATGGCAAAAGAAATTTTTTATGATGACGTAAACGTAGGGGACGAGATGCCTTCTTTTACCTCGGGCCCCTTGACCAGAACGCACTTTGTTCGCTATGCCGGCGCCTCGGGAGACTTTAATCCCCTCCATCACGATGAGACATTCGTGAAGCTGTTCGGGATGCCGACGGTTATCTCCCACGGGATGCTCATCATGGGAATCACCGGACAGGCGATAACGAACTGGATTCCTCAGAAGTATCTGAAAACCTTCAAGGTCAGGTTCGCAGGGATGACGTTTCCCGCCGACATAAATGACATGGAAAACACCACCGCCAGATCGACCGTCACCGTAACGGGAAAGGTCATCAACAAGGCGGAGGAGGGCGGCAAAAAGGTCATCGAGTGCGAGATCCAGACGGCGGACGCGACCGGCGAGGTGAAGATCACCGGGACCTTTAAGGCCGCACTGCCCAGCAAGTAA